The proteins below are encoded in one region of Lactuca sativa cultivar Salinas chromosome 3, Lsat_Salinas_v11, whole genome shotgun sequence:
- the LOC111919352 gene encoding uncharacterized protein LOC111919352, translating to MVGQRKLKEASHRRQPPFTFPPFSSLPSLQILIPSPNLHHPKAISFIFMGNCLFGGPSEDDRIIKVINSAGGIMEFYAPVTAECITDEFPGHGIFRGNDLFWKPIPHTEFLVAGNSYYLLPLDKRRGMKVGHVRSNSLPQNTAAPYRMSFDSRRVFKRSYTDAYSSSSRNNGCGFWKVKLVISPEQLLEILSQEGRTQELIENVRTVAKCGNEAAVSCNSSSALSDQWSLCSSSRNGSKKDVVLEM from the coding sequence ATGGTCGGGCAAAGAAAGCTTAAAGAAGCATCCCACCGACGACAACCACCTTTCACTTTCCCTCCTTTTTCATCATTACCCTCCCTCCAGATTTTAATACCATCCCCAAATCTTCATCACCCAAAAGCAATCTCATTCATATTCATGGGGAACTGCCTCTTTGGAGGGCCATCGGAAGATGATAGAATAATCAAAGTAATCAACTCCGCCGGCGGCATCATGGAGTTCTACGCTCCTGTCACAGCAGAATGCATCACCGACGAGTTCCCCGGCCACGGGATTTTCCGGGGAAACGATCTTTTCTGGAAACCCATTCCCCACACCGAGTTTCTGGTTGCCGGAAACTCCTACTACCTTCTGCCACTCGACAAGAGAAGAGGAATGAAGGTAGGACATGTCAGATCCAACAGCCTCCCGCAAAACACAGCAGCGCCGTACCGGATGTCCTTCGACAGCCGTAGGGTTTTCAAGAGGTCGTACACAGACGCATATTCATCAAGTTCCAGAAATAATGGATGTGGGTTTTGGAAGGTGAAGCTTGTGATAAGCCCTGAACAGCTGTTGGAGATACTGTCACAAGAAGGGCGAACGCAGGAGTTGATCGAGAATGTCAGAACTGTGGCGAAATGTGGAAACGAAGCTGCGGTTTCATGTAATTCCTCTTCGGCGTTATCTGATCAGTGGAGTCTTTGCAGCAGTAGCAGAAATGGTTCCAAGAAAGATGTTGTATTAGAGATGTAA